In one Niallia taxi genomic region, the following are encoded:
- a CDS encoding YslB family protein — protein sequence MSEITTEEQITKVEEDSLTVPAYGYELLREILIPDLLGRDTPDILYWAGKRIARTFPLEHLEEAAAYFEKAGWGHLEIVKANKNEMEYALSSPLIEKRLKEKGKCTFQLEAGYLAQQHEQIRELVAEAFEDPKRRGKKITITVRWDSKDPA from the coding sequence TTGAGCGAGATTACAACGGAAGAACAAATAACGAAAGTGGAGGAAGACTCTCTTACCGTACCTGCATATGGATACGAATTGCTGCGTGAAATCCTAATACCTGACTTGCTTGGGAGAGACACTCCAGATATCTTATATTGGGCCGGAAAAAGAATTGCCCGAACATTTCCACTGGAACACTTGGAAGAGGCAGCTGCTTACTTTGAAAAAGCAGGCTGGGGCCATCTCGAAATTGTAAAAGCAAATAAAAACGAAATGGAATATGCTCTCTCAAGCCCTTTAATTGAAAAAAGGCTTAAGGAAAAAGGGAAATGCACGTTTCAGCTCGAAGCAGGCTATTTAGCACAGCAGCATGAACAAATAAGAGAATTAGTTGCAGAAGCGTTTGAAGATCCAAAACGCCGCGGTAAAAAAATCACGATTACAGTCCGCTGGGATAGTAAAGACCCTGCATAA
- a CDS encoding DUF4288 domain-containing protein — protein sequence MSDKKWFVVALLYESVHNGEPKQVDENYENTTKTYEESHILVKAESSENASLLGKKLGEEAEHDYKNQYEETVCWKLVKVLDVFELMDEELKTGTEVYSRFILVPRESGTQDVLKKFFQE from the coding sequence ATGTCTGACAAAAAGTGGTTTGTCGTGGCACTTCTGTATGAATCTGTTCATAATGGAGAACCAAAACAAGTAGACGAGAATTATGAAAACACAACTAAAACGTATGAGGAAAGCCATATATTAGTTAAGGCAGAATCATCTGAAAATGCCAGCTTGCTTGGGAAAAAACTAGGAGAAGAAGCGGAACACGATTATAAAAATCAGTATGAGGAAACAGTATGCTGGAAGCTAGTAAAGGTTCTTGATGTTTTTGAATTAATGGATGAGGAATTAAAAACGGGAACCGAGGTATATTCTCGCTTTATTTTGGTCCCAAGGGAAAGTGGAACACAGGATGTATTAAAGAAGTTCTTCCAAGAATAA
- a CDS encoding succinate dehydrogenase cytochrome b558 subunit: MAKNREFLFRRLHSLLGVIPVGVFLIQHLVVNHFATKGPESFNKAAGFMEQLPFRYFLEIFVIFLPIIYHAVYGIYIAITAKNNTKNYGYFRNWMFYIQRVTGIVTLVFIVWHVWETRVAAQMGKEVNYNMMEEILGNPWMFAFYLVGVVSTIFHFSNGLWSFCVSWGITVTPKSQRISTYVTIGIFIVLTTIGVRALLAFV, translated from the coding sequence ATGGCAAAAAATCGAGAGTTTCTGTTCAGAAGATTACATTCTTTACTGGGGGTCATTCCAGTAGGTGTATTTTTGATACAGCACTTGGTTGTTAACCACTTTGCTACAAAGGGACCGGAATCATTTAATAAGGCAGCTGGATTTATGGAGCAATTGCCATTTCGTTACTTTTTGGAAATTTTCGTGATTTTTTTACCAATCATTTATCATGCTGTATACGGTATTTATATTGCTATTACAGCCAAGAACAATACAAAAAACTATGGGTATTTCCGAAACTGGATGTTTTATATCCAAAGGGTCACAGGGATTGTGACATTGGTATTCATTGTATGGCATGTTTGGGAAACACGGGTAGCGGCTCAAATGGGGAAAGAGGTCAATTATAACATGATGGAGGAAATCTTAGGAAATCCTTGGATGTTTGCCTTCTATTTAGTTGGTGTTGTCTCTACTATCTTCCATTTCTCTAATGGTTTATGGTCATTCTGTGTCAGCTGGGGTATTACTGTTACACCTAAATCTCAAAGAATCAGTACATACGTTACGATTGGAATATTTATTGTTTTAACAACAATTGGCGTTAGAGCACTTTTAGCTTTTGTATAA
- the sdhA gene encoding succinate dehydrogenase flavoprotein subunit — MSKGKVIIVGGGLAGLMATIKVAETGTPVELFSLVPVKRSHSVCAQGGINGAVNTKGEGDSPWEHFDDTVYGGDFLANQPPVKAMAEAAPGIIHLLDRMGVMFNRTPEGLLDFRRFGGTQYHRTAFAGATTGQQLLYALDEQVRRYEVDGLVVKYEGWEFLGAVLDDDGVCRGIKAQDLKTMEIKAFPGDAVIMATGGPGIIFGKSTNSVINTGSAAAIAYQQGAYYANGEFIQIHPTAIPGDDKLRLMSESARGEGGRVWTYKDGKPWYFLEEKYPAYGNLVPRDIATREIFHVCVDQKLGINGENMVYLDLSHKNPKELDIKLGGIIEIYEKFMGDDPRKVPMKIFPAVHYSMGGLWVDYDQMTNIPGLFAAGECDYSQHGANRLGANSLLSAIYGGMVVGPNAVKYINGLSKSADDLSSVLFDKAIQEEQGKWTDIMKLDGTENAYVLHKELGEWMTDNVTVVRYNDKLQDTDNKIQELLERYQNININDTAKWSNQGAVFTRQLQNMLQLARVITIGAYNRNESRGAHYKPDFPERNDEDFLKTTMAKFVSEKEAPSFHYDEVDTSLIKPRKRDYSKQKEGVK; from the coding sequence ATGAGTAAAGGGAAAGTAATCATTGTAGGCGGCGGTTTAGCAGGACTAATGGCCACAATTAAAGTAGCGGAAACTGGGACACCTGTTGAATTGTTTTCCCTTGTGCCTGTTAAGCGTTCCCATTCTGTTTGTGCACAAGGCGGCATAAATGGTGCGGTAAACACGAAAGGAGAAGGAGATTCTCCTTGGGAGCATTTTGATGACACAGTGTATGGCGGAGATTTCTTAGCAAACCAACCGCCAGTAAAAGCAATGGCAGAAGCTGCACCTGGAATTATCCATTTGCTTGACCGTATGGGCGTTATGTTCAACAGAACACCAGAAGGTCTGCTAGATTTTCGACGCTTTGGAGGAACGCAATACCACCGAACAGCATTTGCTGGAGCAACAACAGGCCAGCAGCTTTTGTATGCATTAGATGAACAGGTGCGCAGATACGAGGTAGATGGACTAGTTGTCAAGTATGAAGGCTGGGAATTTCTTGGGGCAGTTCTTGATGATGACGGTGTTTGCCGCGGTATTAAAGCACAGGATTTGAAAACAATGGAAATTAAAGCCTTTCCTGGTGATGCTGTCATCATGGCAACAGGCGGGCCTGGTATTATCTTTGGAAAATCGACGAACTCTGTTATTAATACAGGTTCAGCGGCCGCAATTGCTTATCAGCAGGGCGCTTATTATGCAAATGGCGAGTTTATTCAAATTCACCCGACAGCTATTCCTGGTGATGACAAGCTGCGCTTAATGAGTGAATCAGCTCGTGGTGAAGGTGGAAGGGTTTGGACATATAAAGATGGTAAACCGTGGTACTTCCTTGAAGAAAAATACCCTGCCTATGGCAATCTAGTGCCAAGGGATATTGCAACAAGGGAAATTTTCCATGTATGTGTAGATCAAAAGCTTGGTATTAATGGCGAAAACATGGTGTATTTGGACTTGTCCCACAAAAATCCAAAGGAGCTAGACATTAAACTAGGCGGTATCATTGAAATTTATGAAAAGTTCATGGGAGACGACCCACGTAAAGTGCCGATGAAGATTTTCCCGGCAGTTCATTATTCTATGGGTGGATTATGGGTCGATTATGATCAAATGACAAATATTCCTGGCTTGTTTGCGGCAGGAGAATGTGATTATTCACAGCATGGTGCAAACCGTCTAGGAGCTAACAGCTTGCTGTCTGCTATTTATGGCGGTATGGTTGTTGGTCCGAATGCAGTTAAGTATATCAATGGGTTAAGCAAAAGCGCTGATGACTTATCATCCGTTCTGTTTGATAAGGCAATACAGGAAGAGCAAGGAAAATGGACTGACATCATGAAGCTTGATGGAACAGAAAATGCTTATGTACTGCATAAGGAATTAGGAGAATGGATGACAGATAATGTCACAGTTGTTCGCTATAATGACAAACTTCAGGATACGGACAACAAAATCCAGGAATTACTGGAACGCTATCAAAACATCAACATTAATGATACGGCGAAATGGAGCAACCAAGGAGCGGTCTTTACCCGTCAGCTTCAAAATATGCTGCAACTGGCAAGGGTTATAACAATTGGAGCATATAATCGTAATGAAAGCCGGGGCGCTCATTATAAACCTGATTTTCCAGAGAGAAATGATGAAGACTTCTTGAAAACAACAATGGCCAAGTTCGTATCAGAGAAGGAAGCGCCAAGCTTCCATTATGATGAGGTTGATACATCACTTATCAAGCCTAGAAAGCGGGATTATTCCAAACAAAAAGAAGGAGTGAAATAA
- the sdhB gene encoding succinate dehydrogenase iron-sulfur subunit → MGEASTVTFLIKRQDDPDTAPYAEEFKLPYRPNMNVISALMEIRRNPVNSKGEKTTPISWDMNCLEEVCGACSMVINGKPRQSCTALVDQLEQPIRLEPMRTFPVVRDLQVDRTRMFDSLKKVKAWIPIDGTYDLGPGPRMPEKKRQWAYELSKCMTCGVCLEACPNVNSKSDFMGPAPLSQVRLFNAHPTGAMNKSDRLEEIMGDGGLANCGNSQNCVQSCPKGIPLTTSIAALNRDTTFEAFKSFFGSDSV, encoded by the coding sequence ATGGGGGAAGCAAGTACGGTTACATTTCTGATTAAAAGGCAAGATGATCCTGATACAGCACCATATGCAGAAGAGTTTAAATTGCCTTATAGACCAAATATGAATGTCATCTCTGCCTTAATGGAAATACGAAGAAACCCGGTTAACAGCAAAGGCGAAAAAACAACTCCTATCTCTTGGGATATGAACTGCTTAGAGGAAGTATGCGGTGCTTGCTCAATGGTTATTAATGGAAAACCAAGACAGTCATGTACTGCATTAGTAGATCAGCTGGAGCAGCCGATCCGCTTGGAGCCAATGCGCACATTCCCAGTTGTCAGAGACCTGCAGGTTGACAGAACCCGTATGTTTGACAGCTTGAAAAAGGTAAAGGCTTGGATACCAATCGATGGCACTTATGACCTTGGACCAGGACCAAGAATGCCCGAGAAGAAAAGACAATGGGCATACGAATTATCTAAATGCATGACATGCGGCGTCTGCTTAGAAGCTTGTCCTAATGTTAACAGTAAATCAGACTTTATGGGACCTGCACCATTATCTCAAGTACGACTCTTTAATGCTCATCCAACAGGAGCAATGAACAAGTCTGACAGACTTGAGGAAATTATGGGAGATGGCGGTCTTGCGAATTGCGGTAACTCGCAAAACTGTGTTCAATCATGTCCGAAAGGCATACCATTGACAACATCGATTGCAGCACTGAACAGAGATACAACCTTTGAAGCATTCAAAAGCTTTTTTGGCAGTGACAGTGTTTAA